DNA sequence from the Impatiens glandulifera unplaced genomic scaffold, dImpGla2.1, whole genome shotgun sequence genome:
GGTTAGACAACATTTGAATTGAGCCATCCCGAATTTTGATTTTCCATTGAGTCTAAAATCCAAATTTGATGGAAAAAGTACATATTTTTACCAAACAAAAAGTACATTCCATATAATCCATCCGCAGTTTCATTGGCACACACTTTCTTACCAgacaaaaaatatttgttacaGCTACTAATTTCACGATTTCTCATTGAGATCGAGACACAACTACATATTTACTCAAATATGCATTTACCAAATGAAATCTAAAACAATCAACTTCTAGGAAATTGAATAGAAGTGAGCCTTaatctaatatgtatttttttttgcaaattcGAGACCTTAATTAGGGAAAATCTGTTAGAAGTCTTTAAATAAGTTCTTGAGATAAGTTCTCAAGACCACTTATActaaataatgttatttaatcTCTGATTTGtcctaatataaattaatggTGTAAAGTATTTAGTAtctaaatatgttttattctaTTTTCTATTGGGAATCAATTAAGATTATAAACATAGGTCTCTTTTAGTTGTACAAACTTTGAGACTGGATCCAGCCCAAAAGAAGTCTTTGGCAGTTTTTTTGTGTTGAAGTACTGTGGCAGAATGATTGTGTTGTGTTTGATCCACGTTCTAACTATATGGCATTCTGAAAGATAAACTTTAATTTGTTGTTCAATTTAGGCTATTGAAGTTGTTGATCTGGACCAAAAGATAAAAATGGTTGGAGAGCTTGAAGGTCATGTGATGCGGTGTGTTCGTGATCAGAATGGTAACCATGTGATTCAGAAATGTATTGAATGTGTCCCTGAAGAGCATATCCAGTTCATTGTTACCACTTTCTTTGATCAAGTTGTCACCCTTTCAACTCATCCATATGGATGCCGTGTCATACAGGTTTAACTTCATACTGATCActttgagcttgtttgatgtatgtATTTGTTGTTTCTTGAAATTAATTGATTCtttactgattttttttttgatgaaaaagttTGCTGATTAATAATCTTTCTTGGGCAAGTTATTAAGGTACTGGTAGATTTAtaactttcttcttcttcatgtgAATAGAGAATATTGGAGCACTGCAAGGATCCAATGACACAGAGTAAAGTGATGGTTGAAATTTTAGGATCTGTTAGCATGTTGGCACAAGATCAATATGGCAATTATGTTGTTCAGGTATTTTGCTATATCACATGCTACTATGACTATCACTGTCAACTTGGATGGCTAGGGTTTAAGATTGGACCTGTGAATGAAGTGGTAGTATGTTGAAATCTGGTGATGGCGAAAACAATCTTCTTTAAATAGAAATTGGAGTTTTATATCTCAATCCCAGTAATAATGAGAAATTGTCAGATTTATATACTTGTACTAAAATTTTGTctgtttggtaaaaaaaatgtaGTTGGGTGTGACTACAGGTTAATTTCCTGTTGCCTGTGTTTGTTTGCAGCATGTGCTAGAGCAAGGAAATGACAGCGAGCGTTCAACAATAATTAGAGAGCTAGCCGTGAACATAGTTCAAATGAGCCAACAGAAGTTTGCATCCAATGTCGTTGAAAAGTGTCTGTTGTTTGGTGATCCCTCTCAAAGACAACTTCTTGTCAATGAGATGCTTGGCACCACAGATGAAAATGAACCACTTCAGGTGCCTTATCATATGCTTGCTTCTTCCATCAACAAATAATTTGAATCATGAAAACTAAAACATTTTCTTGTTCAGGCAATGATGAAAGACCAGTTTG
Encoded proteins:
- the LOC124917421 gene encoding pumilio homolog 1-like, whose product is MVGELEGHVMRCVRDQNGNHVIQKCIECVPEEHIQFIVTTFFDQVVTLSTHPYGCRVIQRILEHCKDPMTQSKVMVEILGSVSMLAQDQYGNYVVQHVLEQGNDSERSTIIRELAVNIVQMSQQKFASNVVEKCLLFGDPSQRQLLVNEMLGTTDENEPLQAMMKDQFANYVVQKVLETCNDEQRELILSRIKVHLNALKKYTYGKHIVARVEKLVAAGERRVALQHSSYPAA